From Granulicella sp. WH15, the proteins below share one genomic window:
- a CDS encoding HTTM domain-containing protein — protein MPTNLAVMVKVLAIAVLVTNHVRLLPDPWLSFIPPIDSLPPVFFQKTIQVVFVISALAILFNRRIQWASLVIGSTMLLSVVSSKAYYGNNKTFCGLMFFLAGLYKPGGPPFIRWQLALTYFGAGLNKLLDQDWQTGVFFEFWSVHKLHEQAYLALDALLPRMWLARFMCWFTIVTELGVVPFLLISRIYFWGVLLNVLFQCGLCLFVGNTFTLFFYGMNAASFAFVTWPSSPMKATYDPAHRMTAALQKLLEWIDLDHRVIWTPLPITGAVPLELAAEGRSYSGFRALRMIVLFNPVTYLVFTAAMAASGNGESLGLAIYRRVLVGTALVLLMPPLAWIADRISGGGLTSAGAQHRDQWRVSPLG, from the coding sequence ATGTGCGGCTTCTACCCGACCCTTGGCTCTCCTTTATTCCGCCGATTGACTCGTTGCCTCCAGTGTTCTTTCAGAAGACTATCCAGGTAGTCTTCGTTATCTCGGCGCTGGCTATTCTATTCAATCGGAGGATTCAGTGGGCTTCGCTTGTTATTGGGTCGACGATGCTGCTATCCGTGGTGTCTTCGAAGGCATACTACGGAAACAATAAGACGTTCTGCGGACTGATGTTCTTTCTCGCGGGTTTGTATAAGCCGGGAGGACCACCGTTTATTCGATGGCAACTTGCACTGACTTACTTTGGCGCGGGACTCAACAAGTTACTCGATCAAGATTGGCAGACGGGTGTGTTCTTTGAGTTCTGGTCGGTGCATAAGCTGCACGAGCAGGCGTATCTGGCGCTAGATGCTCTCCTGCCCAGGATGTGGCTTGCCCGCTTCATGTGCTGGTTTACGATTGTCACCGAGCTTGGCGTCGTGCCCTTTCTGCTGATTTCACGCATTTATTTCTGGGGCGTGCTTCTCAATGTCTTGTTTCAATGCGGCCTATGCCTTTTCGTCGGCAATACCTTCACACTGTTTTTCTATGGCATGAATGCCGCTTCGTTTGCCTTTGTAACCTGGCCCTCGAGCCCGATGAAGGCGACGTATGATCCGGCGCATCGCATGACAGCGGCATTGCAAAAGCTTTTGGAGTGGATTGATCTTGACCATCGGGTGATCTGGACACCGCTCCCCATCACCGGAGCGGTACCGCTTGAGCTTGCCGCGGAGGGGAGGTCCTATAGCGGCTTCCGCGCTTTACGCATGATTGTGCTGTTCAACCCGGTGACTTACCTGGTCTTCACTGCGGCGATGGCTGCATCGGGCAACGGAGAGAGTCTCGGTCTTGCGATCTATCGCCGGGTACTTGTGGGCACGGCGCTCGTGTTGCTAATGCCGCCGCTGGCGTGGATCGCCGATCGGATCAGTGGTGGTGGCCTCACCTCGGCGGGCGCTCAACATCGAGACCAATGGCGCGTCAGTCCCCTCGGCTAA